The Nicotiana tomentosiformis chromosome 9, ASM39032v3, whole genome shotgun sequence genome contains the following window.
tttctttctttttcttttttaaattttcgctaatggtgtattattttaccaaacaagtgcacctttctccctttcattggttccactcgaaaaCCACCCCAGTTCCCTCCTTACTTCTTCTAACGCTTATTTTACAAGTTAAGtattttaagaggtaaaaggatcaaaataatatcgattaagaataaataaaaaaaagggtattggcttgtaatgtgggtgccaaattaAAGGTCTACATGCTCAAAATAAATATCTAGGGATGATTATATTTGTGGCAGCATTACAATTCAAAAAGGATCAAGAAGGCCTAAAATCATATTTCAAACCGAGTAAAACCTAGGATTTCGCTTTAACTCACatgcagggcaagttctagacataaaTGTACTACATGGAACtatacaaaaatctcaccacacaatGGCACATGATTCAATTAGGATGGCTACATTTCAACTCTCAATTAACGCGAGTATAGAGTTAAGCCATAATTTTAATGCACAAGGCACAACAGTTAGCACAAGAGTCGAGAAAATGAGCCTAAGCGTTACAAAAAAAACTATTCAACTTTTCAAGGCAAAAATAGTTCTCAAAAACTCAGGGAGAAAGTTATAATCCACACGCTCAGATCTAACTCTGTTGGTATCAAACACGTCACTAAATATGCTGAATTCAGTGAGAGTCTTTATATCCTACACTACTCTAAAATTAACAACTAATACCCGGTTCAAAAATTcatcccttgaaaaagaaccgatgGCCAAAGAAAAACTACGGGGGATTATTGCCTAATAGATTAAACTTACTAACTActcaaagaaaataaaatattttttttttctttatttttccgtCAATTTCCTAATACTAACACTAATTCCAAGaatcaaatgaaaatatttttgtattttttcacGGACCTTAATCCCTCGAGAGAACTGTCTAGGTAGTCCGTCGTCGGTAAAAGTCCACTATtttctgatatatatatatatatatatatatatatatatatatatataccaactaTTATAAGGCTACTTCCTACAAATAGACACAACAATAAACTGAGAGTTACTAtttatagatgaatttactaattattaCATGCCATTAATTCAGTGAATATTACAGCTCCAAAAGTATCAAATGAAACAAACATTTTAATAGTTAAGTACATTCATCCACACAAAAAATGAataacccccaccccacacttagaaccGTGCGTTGTCCCTAATGTACACAAATAAAGTAGAGTACGATGAAGAAACTCCTTCAAGTCGGTGTGGAGGGCTCCTCCGTGGTATGTGGAGGAGCATCAGCAGCAGTGGTCTGGAAATTTGGGGCGGAAGTAGCGGCAACAATCGAGTGATTAATCGAAGCATCCACGACATCTATCATGGCCCCCTCTGGCATAACAATAACATTCTCACGAATAGGGGGCTCGGTCACAATCCTATCCTCACCAGGTGGAGCTGAGTCTATAGCAGGCAGTATGGCGGTCACAGTGGGCATGGTGGATGGAGACCTTGGGACTATAGGAGAAGCATAGGTGGATGGTTCAACAGTGGATAGTGCAAGCAACTGTGAAATATCTATATATGTACGTTGGACCAAAGCACGGAGGAGTAGTGATACCTccctcatcatcgtggcctgctcagcCTGGACTCGGCTTAGATCTGCAAGAGTCTGAATCAACTCACCTCTAGTGGCACTCAGCTCTGCACGAGTCTCGATCAACTCAGCCatgttctcttgcatatcagcTCTCATCTGCTCAAACAACTGTTGAATGGTGAACTTAGAAGCCCTCGCCTTGGTCGGCTCTAGTACATGAGTAACATCATacggtcctggagctttagcctcgatgtcatcattctccttgtcccgTAGTACTCCCATCTCCGTCAAGTAAGCTGACTAGGTATTCACatagaacagcctccacttgtagtTTATTCTGGTGCGCTGCATCtggtcatgcatgatggctcccaaGTTGAGCGGAATCCCTTCCAATAAAGCATACAACACTAGGGCTCAGTATCGAGGGACATTagttttgtgttggcatggcatcaTGCGATTGCATATGAAATTCAGCACCATACGTGCCAATGCGCTCATGAACTCTTTGGCCAGAGAATGGTACTCCATACTTCCATGGTTCCAATTTGTATctttcctggtagggcataggacagactagATATGTGAGTAATCAAGCTCTTTGCATATAGAGTCATACTTGTCCGTTGGCATGTGTGGCACCCCTAAGAACTCGTTCCGAGATTCAGCTAAGACGTTGATATCCACCCCTCGTACTCTCACAATATTGCCTCGTGAGTGACGCCAAATGGAATAAAGCTCCATGACAATAGTAAGGTTGGCCTTGCTGTGGCCCTTCAAGATAGGTCCCCATtattgcacctctcgaattgatttCAGAAGATCTGGATAATTTTTCTTCAGTGCTCCAATATTGATTGGCTTTTTTAGAATATATTTCTTTGAATCCAGGATTTTCTCATAAGCTCGGAATGCTTTGTCACTAACAAAATTCTTCTTCCAAGCGGCTCGGTTAACTAGTTCACCCTCATCTTTGTTGCTCATGTTGATATTTGTGAGCTCATAGTCCGAATCAGACTCGGACTCAAATTCTGTTGTAGCCTTCTGCTTCCCTTTATCTTTCGGGTCAACCTACTTGGTGGATTTGGTCTGGTGCGGCACAGATTCTCTGAACTCTATCCCTTTGCTTGGCAGATTTGCTGATGTTTTTGTGGTACCCTTTTTCACAGTCCTCCTCACTAATGGCTCATCTTCTTCTTACTCCAACTCATCAATTAATTGCCTAGTCGGTTGTACCTTAGTTTTCTCAGTCCATTTCCTTTTGTTCTATGGGTTTGGAGCACCTGTTGCTTTTTCGGTAGGCTTTTTGGGAGGTTGCTTGTCATTATCTCTTTCTTGTTGCTCAGACATTTTGCTTGTTGCCGCCATTATGAACCTATGTACCTGCAGAacaaagaagtcaacaattaGTTTGTAGAACAGTGAAGTTTCAGGTATAAAGCAGCTCTACAAAGGTGTGCACTTCCAAATATCCGCACACTTATGCTATTCAGTACCTCAGTCAAACATAGCCTATGGCTTTCAGCAGGAATTAATTATCTTGTAGCAAACGAGTAAGCAATGCACCTATGGACATGATTATGCACAATGAAAGATAGATTCAGGTGTCGCTCAAAAAATGTTCAAATACCTACCACAACTCACTTTGGATTTACTTAGCTATATCATCATAAACTTCGCGCAGCCCCACACTTATTCTAAGGGGGCGGGCTTGCGCGCGAGCCGAATGACGTAGGTGCACAAGAGTACTTTGCGCCACAACCATCTCCTTTTTATAGGTTCTATGGACCGATGCCTGCTGCTTCATCTGGGAGAAAAGAATCATAGATATGCCGGTCATTAGAAGGAAGAACCGCCATCCGTAAATAGATTTGTATGTATAGCCACTTCAGTCGTGCTCGTCCTTTCTCGAAAGTATCTTTTTTCTGGGAATATGGTCAACCAGAAATTATTATGTTCGCGATTCTTCATCCACCGATGGAAAAAATGCTCCAGTTTTCCATTCTCATATGAGGCCGGAAAGTGGATTGGCAACAGGTTGGCACGAAGTGATTCATCATGCTCAAACATGAGCCGATCGCTCGTTAGGGACGGTTTATAGATCATCAAATTCCCATAAATGGAATGAAAAGTGGGTCCATGTAAATGATCAAGACCTCGCAAACAACAACGCTCCTTCCCCATATGGAGTTCGGAACCCAAAGGCAATCATTGAGTGTGCTAGGGCAGCGATGTGAAGGCTTGTGAGTGCATTAAGTAAATTAAATAGATACTAGCTGGTCTGAATTGTGCAGGATCGAGCCCTGGCCTTGGAAGCCATCCATTCAAGCCTTCCCAGTCCTTTTTTATTGTTTTTTGATTGGACTTTCTAAATCCTTATGGTATGATATGGCTTTCAAGCTTCCTAGCCTGGGTTTGTGTGAAGCATGAGAACATGAGCAAGCTTAGTCTTTTGCTACTCGTGTGACCCCGCCTAGGTTGTGCCGGTGTAATTGAGTTGTCGATGTATCAGCCCCCCTTTTCAGTCTTAAGATATACCAATATGCATAGAGAACACATAATTCAACTGCCGAAACAATGTACATCACAAAACAAGAAGTTAAGCAACTTAATTGTAATTAATTCAACCAGAAAGTTGGTCACTCGGAAGCCGAATGACCATTAGATGCCTCAAAACGAGAGTTGAAAGAGTGGCGAGCACCCATAACTCCAACACTCTGAAACATTGTACACAATCACTCAAACAACCCCACGCCTATTCACTAGCATATACTAGTGTCGCTCGTTTACTCAGACTTCGTCGGCGCCTAAATTAACCTCACAGGCAATTCGTCGAACACATAGGGTGCATTGGTGTGGGCTAGCTTCTTCTTACTGGAAAGCATGCTCAATACCCTCCCAAAATTGATCAGATGACGGGAATTATAATTTGTCATCATCATGTACAACAAGAACCAACAACAAAGCAGGTGGATTCTCATAGTGTttcaatatcacacaaaaatctCAATTAGAGAGACGTCTCCTACAGGAATTTGGGGTTGGGATTCCGTACCCTTACAGAGATAATAGAGATAAGAGAGAAGAAAGAAGATGAAGGAGGAACACATACATGGCGGCATTGGAGTCGTAGGCAGTGGTGGTGCGAGGGAGGGGAGCTACAGTGAGGGTGGGGTTTATGCAGAGAGGGAAAAGGAAAGAATGGGAGAGATGGGCGTCTAAAGTGTTGAAACAAACACTTACCTGTTGCCCGCTGAAAGGGAAGCGACGCGTCCCAATTGGTTTGCAAAAGTTTTGAGGGGAGGAGACGTTGGTCGCGATGGCTAGAGTTCATTGCCTCGTGCAGTTTGTCTCAAATTTTTGGGTGCTAAGGGGGATGCGACGCATTCACCCAGTTTTCACATACCTGgaacctcttttttttttttaataattacatACAAGAATTAACTCCTACAAATTAAAAAATTAAGGaactcctaaaaaaaataaaaatacaaaacgAACGGGAAAAAATAGTAAACtacaaaaaacaaaagaaaatgcttgagttgcctcccaagaagcgcctgatttaacatcgcagcACGACACTACCACTCCTCAAGCATCCTTCAGTTCAATTGAGGACTTGTGACGATCCGCATCACCACCTCAATAATGCTTGATTCTTTGCCTATTGACCAAGAACGTTCTCTCGGAATTTGGCGCTCTTAACTCTATTGTCCCGTATGGTGTCACACGCACTATTTCAAAAGGTCCAGACCATCTAGACTTTAGTTTTCCGGGAAACAACTTCAACCTGGAGTTGAATAGCAATACCAACTGGCCCGGATCAAAATGGCGATGCTTGATTTTCTTGTCATGCCAccttttggtcttttctttatatagcTTGGCGTTCTCATATACATTTAGCCTGAATTCATCTGGCTCTTTGAGTTGGAGCAATCTTTTCTCACCCGCCAACTCCATATCCATATTGAGCTTTTTAACGGCCCAAAAGGCCTTGTGTTCTAGCTCAACTGAAAGGTGACATGCTTTGCCATAGATCAACTTGTAAGGCAAGGCTCCAATAGGTGTCTTATATGCAGTTCTGTATGCCCATAGAGCGTCATCCAACCTTGCAGCCCAGTCTTTCCTATTTGCACTGACCATTTTCTCCAAAATTTTCTTTATTTCTCTATTCGATACCTCTGCTCGCCCACTCATCTGAGGGTGATATTCGGTGgcaactttgtgcttgactccgtattttgctAAAAGGTTGTTCAAAAGTCTGTTGCAAAAATGCGTACCTTTATCACTTATCAGAGCTCGAGGAGTCCCGAAACATGTAAAAATGTTCTTCTTGACAATATTAGCCACCACCTTTGCATCATTAGTAGGTAAagaaatggcctccacccacttagacacATAGTCTACTACTAACAAGATATATTTGTTCCCTCTAGAcgatgggaatggtcccataaaattgatcccccaaacatcaaaaatctCCACCTCAAGAATGTTCGTAAGCGGCATCTCATTTTTTCTAGTGATTGTTCCAGTTCTCTGACACCGATCACACTTCTTCACAAATGAATGGGCATCTTTAAACAGAGTCGCCCAAAAGGTGAGGAGTGACAATCATACTAAACCTACTCCACCTCCTTCTTCGGAATGCATCTCCTCATCAGTTGGTCAGCACATTGCCGATACAAGAATGACTCATCATAGAAATAGTAGTTTATGTCATGTAAGAATTGCTTCCTCCCTTCAGGTGGCATTTCTGGAGGAAGTACTCCACTCACTATGAAATTTAtgtaatctgcataccatggtggCGGATCATGTGTGACTGCAAAGAGTTGCTCATCTGGGAATGTCTCCTTAATCACCCCTCCTTTTTCCACTTACTCATGATTTTCTAGCCTTGACAATTGGTCAGCCACTTGATTCTCTGTGCCCTTCCGATCACGGATTTCCAAGTCAAATTCCTGCAAAAGAAGTACCCATCTAATCAGTCTCGGCTTAGTATCTTTTTTTGAGATTAAATACCTGATCGCCACATGATCCGTGTACACGATCACATGTGTTCCTACTAAGTAGGACCGAAACTTGTCAAAAGCATAGACAACTGCCAACAATTCTTTTTTTGTCGTGGTGTAGTGGAGTTGTGCATCAGTTAGGATCTTACTGGCATAGTAGATTGAATGAAACACTTTGTTCTTCCTTTTTCCAAGCACAACCCCAATTTCTATGTCACTCGCATCACACATCAACACAAAGGGCAAACTCCAGTCAGGTGCGATAATATTCATGCCCGACTAGCCTGTCCAACATCTGATCAATGAAAGGGAGAGGGAAGTGGTCCTTGTGCATAACCTTGTTGAGTTCCTGTAATCAATGCATACCCTCCAGCCCGTCACCGTTCTGGTAGGTATCAAATCATTTTGCTCGTTTACCACAACTATCATGCCTCCTTTTTTCGGCACGCACTGCATAGGACTTACCCAATTGCTGTCATAAATAGGAAATATGATCCCCACATCCAGACATTTGATAATCTCTTTTTTACCACCTCCTTCATAATAGGATTCAATCGTCTCTACTGCTCCACACTTAGTTTGTGTCAATCCTCCAAAAGtattttatgcatgcaaaatgatgGACTAATTCCCTTGATATCGGCAATAGTCCAACCAATGGCTCCTTTGTGTTCCCTCAGAACCCGCATAAACTTGTCCTCTTGCACATGTGATAATAAAGATAAGATGATCACAGGTAAGGATTCTGAGACACCTAAGTATGTGTATCGCAGATGAGAAGGTAAAGGCTTGAGCTCCAACTTTGGAGCCTCCTCAATCGATGGTTTAGGTGGTGTCAATGTCAATGGCCTATCGATTTCCTTAAATCTCTTCAACCCGTTGATATACTGGCATGTCATGTTCAAAACTTGTATGAATTCTTCTCCCAGctcatcctcctcttcttcttcgtaAATTAAAGCTCTTCCCAAAGGATCTTCAGATAACAAGTATGGTGTTGTGCCTGCCAATTCATCATCCACAATTGTGATCATAGCCAAATCTTCATAGTGTGCTAAAAATTTAAGTGCTCGTTATACATTGAAGACCTCCACCTTGTAACCCACTCTCATGGTCATTTGTCCTTCACATACGTCAATAATTGCGCGACTCGTGGCTAGAAATGGTCGTCCTAAAATAAATAGGACTTCCTGATTAGGCTCATAATCCAGGATGACAAAGTTAGCTGGGAATATGAATGTGCCCACTTGGACCAGCACATCTTCAATGATGCCCTCGGGGTTGGCTAATGATCTATCAGCCAATTGCAATACCACCATAGTCGGTCGAGGATCTCCCGACCCTAGCTGTAGAAATACATACAATGGCATCGGGTTTATGCTTGCCTCAAGATCACATAATGCTCGCCCAACCACATGTTTCCCAATTGAAATTTGAATTATGAAGCTTCCTGGGTCCTTTAATTTAGGACTCAACTTATTATAAATTCTGGAACTACACTCCTCAGTGAGTGCTACAATATCGAACTCAGTTAGTTTGCACTTGTTTGCCACAATTTCTTTGATGTACTTTGCATACTTTGGCACTTCTTGTAGAATGTCCACCAATGGGATGTTAATCTGCACCTGTTTCAAAATATCAAGGAATTTCTTGTACGCTGTATTATCTTTCATTTTCTGTAATCTCTGAGGGAATGGAGGTGGTGGCTTCGCAACTATTGGTTGTGGTTGCTTTGCCATGGCCTCTTCAATTGGCTTCTCTAATTCCTTTGCAGTTTCTGCTTCGACTTCTATGGTGGGCTATTTTTCACTAAACATCACTTGCTTTCTATTCTTTGACGGGACTTCTTCTAATTCTCTCCCATTCCTCAATGACACGGCATTAATATGGGCCTTAAGATTAGCCTCAGTGTCGCCAGGTAATGCTCCCGCTGGTCTGGTGTTCTAGGAACTGGCGAGTTGCCCCATATGTCGCTCTAAATTTCGAATAACAATAGCTTGATTCTGATTATCAGCCATATTCTTCTTGAGCATATCCTCAATATTACCCATCGGGTTTGCGGACTAATTTACTTGTGGTGGGAGAAACTGTTGGTATTGACCTTGTGGTTTGAACTGATTCTGATTACCCTGATTTCCACCCCATGAGAAATTTGGGTGGTTCCTCCAAtttggattataagtattaccATACTGATTCTGATTAGCTTGGCCTCTATTCGAATTCCCCACAAAGTATACTGAGTCTGGATTCGTTGGACATGCATCACTGATAGGGCCCTCGCCGCAGACTTCGCAAAACACTTGCACCTGTTGTACTGGTTGAACATGTTGCATTAGTGTGAACTGTTGTTGGTTCTGGGTCACATTCATCTTGCTGTTTTGATTTTCTAAAGATGCTACCTGTGCAGATAGTGCTGATACAACATCCAATTCAAGTACCCCGACAGCTTTATGGGCTGTGTGTTTACCTGCTTCCCCTGCCAATCTGGGTTGCTTTTGGAAAACTTGTTCAACAACGCGTAGATATCATCAAAGCTCTCTTCCAATACTTGACCACCAGCTGTTGCATCTACCACTATTTTTGTTTCAGGGTGCAGACCTTCAATAAAAGTGTGAGCCAATACCTCATTGGTTTGGTTATGGTGTGGACAATCTCTTAGCAACCCCTTGAATCGCTCCCAGGCTGCATAAAGTGATTGGATTTCTCTCTGTTTGAACGCAACTATCTCACTTCTTATCTTTGTGATTTTACCAGAAGGAAAAAATTTATCCAGGAATTTGCAAGCCAAATCATTCCACGATGAAATAGAGTTAGCTAGCTCAGACTTCAACCATCTCTTGGCCTCCCCCCAGTAGAGAAAAAGGGAACAATGTGAGCCTAACATAATCAGATGTGACTCCGTTAGTGATATAGGTATCACTAATCTCCAGAAAATTCAGAATATGTTGTTGGGGTCTTCGTGTGGCAGTCCCATGAACTGTCCATTTTCATGGAGTAGCTGGATCATGCTCTGCTTAAGATCAAAATGCCCACTAATCCTAGGCTTAACGATTGTTGAGGTGAGATTAGCAATGCTGGGTATAGGCACCTCTTGTACCGCCAATGGGTGTTCTTCTGCCATTTCCACAGGAAGTTGGATGAGTGCTTGTAAATTTTTTGCTTCTCGAGCTTCGCCCAACTTCTATGAAATGCTTTCTTAGAATCTGGGTCAAATCATGTAGTCTATCCTGGCTTCTAACCCGTAGCATTCAAGCAAAGTACCTGAGATCAAACACCCATCCAAAAAGAAGATTAAAAAAAACTAAACTCGATAAGTAGTAAAATATTAATGTAGTAAAATAAtcaatttctaagtccccggcaacggcaccaaaagCTTGTTGCCCAAAATcatacacgcaagtatacgcggtcaatCAAGTAATAAAGGGTGAGTAGAGCatcgttcccacgaggacttgtgatcaATTATCAACTAAAACAAGCAAATTCTAATTTATCGAGTCAAGAAAAATTTCAAGGGATTTTTGTTTGATTAATTCTACTAactaaagttgtgatttaaaagaagAACTAATCAACTAGCACACTTAGCACGAAGAGTTTTATTCAATGAgaaataatattccagggtcatggTTGGATAACAATCCCGTTGAATTCTTAAATCAACTcgactaattaatttatctggctAATTAACCTGCAAGGACAATAATACTCGTAGAAATTTGACAAAGTCTGCTCTCCTATTCAATTTATTCTAAACCCTATATTTCTATGAGATTAGAGATAAAAAGAACGCATtgatgatttcttacacaattggcTAAGCACGACAAATACGTATATTTCTATCCGTATTTGCAAATAAATTCTCCAATGACTAAGTTCAAGATCACGCTCTATTCAATCCTATTGCAATCAAGAATTACCTTATTTAAGTTTAACTGAAGATTCATacatagtatttcactgttaactaggcagtaaaataattaaactcaGGATATGAATAAATGACCCAGTATGATAAATTAACTTgtcaaatcaatattcgaatatcATAATTCATGTAAAACCataaccccagaataatagagTTTAGCCACGCATAGTCATGGTAGCAATCTCACTTAATTCCCAAgaatacataaaaatcaataaaagaagggaaAAAGAAGAACTCAAGACAAATTCCACGGTCTCCAAACTCTGTGATGACTTTTCTCCGCTTCCAAgtgtgttagatgacctaaaagaggcatttttggcttatatattgcgtacaaaagtcgtgggccaacgTTTTCCTTTTCCTATTCCGACTCAgattcagggattgatgctggggtggatgcttcgcatccaccttagcTTCAACTTCTCATCATCGCATGCTGGGctggatgcttcgcatctacCCTCTGTTCCTTCATCTCTATTGTGCCCAGGTGTGGTTGCTAAGGCGGATGCATTCTCCCGACTTCACTGCCAAGAATGCCCCAAATACACTTTTTCCCTAGGttatgcgacgcatccaccctattCTTCTATAGctggagcaccttttcttcatatttgtgcACTCCAAAcatcctaaatcatcacacacaactcaattagtatggtattgaatgagttgtcaatttttgtgagttttgtcgggttccgaggtgcgggctcgggtttgactttttggttgactttgggctttgaTTAAATATTCCACCTTTattgattgggtttgtttcctttggtattatttgatgttcttgagttacttttggctagtttcgagccgttcagaggtcagtACGCATGGGTTAGTATCTTTGGAGTATCGcttggcttgcttggtattggattcctcttgttcgaggtaagtaacacttctaaacttggtgctgagggtatgaatccctgaacatacgtgttatgtgtttggtgttgaggtgacgcacatgctaagtgacaggcgtatgggcgtgcaccgtgtaaattatgactcggttgattctgtgatactgtgtagttatctaatcttgtttttatccaAGGAATTTCTACGtgatagagtaattgagttgtgatccatgttaaaaaccatgtttaggctatatgtttatttttttgggacccactgaggtcatatctgttgttgagttatttgcttaaattgcagttacatactcagtcatagtcattcatttgtatatcatatctcagtctttgttatcatttgttgtcacaatatattatcattatttgggctgattggcatgagatttatgagcccgagagactggagagattgatgactgggtTAGGGCTCGAGAGCCGTGCTGTGAGAgagatatgtggatcgggttacatgccgcaataggccttatggctatatgtggatcgggttgcacaccgcaacatgccttatggctatatgtgaaTTTTGCAAGCCGCAACAtaccttatggctatatgtggatcgggttataTGCCGCAataggccttatggctatatgtggattgggctacacgtcgcagcaggccttataggcattattattattgatgagatcgggctgcacgccgcagcaggcacCGTATAGTGTTGAgagactgagtgtgctgagtgattgagcgtgatgagtgggagtgtgagacagtgagattgagtactctaagagcatggatacatgatgTCATCACTATGATGCATCACatttgacatgtatacttgatatacatgcatagagatgaaTTTCCTCATGTTACAcgattttgtgacatttatgacttcacatgcacattgaaatgtaggcatagagacgtacttcCTCATGATATCTGAGATTGAAACatcttatttgttgttgaaagttttttgggaaaaatcacagatttctaacttactcatattttggtaatttcggtgAAAGACTTGAGTTTTACTGTTAATACTTAAATATCATGCCTATTTTTTCgtaattgtgaacgagctgagcatcatatctttgagttgtttcttgtactacttttattatatcGTTATGAGTTGATgttggctattgatgttggactctgaccgttgtccaagctcatcactgctttcaacctaaggttaggtttgttacttattgagtacatgaggtcggttttactcatactacacttctgcaccttgcatgtagaTTTGGATGCTGGTGTTCCTATGTATGGCGAgagctggaattgaagatgtacccgcgttccggtcataactgcctcttgttcttggtagctttagaatttttgatttgttcatgtatatttcagacagatgatgtatttattttatatcagctttgtaaactctaaatcttagaagctcatgatttgactaccaatccttgggagttTTGAATAAAAGTTTAGATGTATTATCATTACTTCTCATAGTAAACctcatttgaattatattattgttaaattagcttacttagcgggttgggttaggtgccatcacgactagttggattttgggtcgtgacaagttggtattagagctctaggttcctaggttctacaagtcatgagcaagtgtctagtagagtcttgtggatcagtatgatgacgtccatacctatctttgagaagCTACGGGGCATTTaagataaacttcccatctttctttccttatcgtgcaacattgattcCACTTGAAGCACATCTCTTTGAATTTCTCCCATTCACTCATATGCGTATATGATCGTTGGGTATTATTTATACATCGACGGCTTGtagattccatggatgaggtgtgagatgtgttttccgtgtgctgatgatgggccagtctgaagAACTTAAggtcgggttttgactgtagctcgaGCACGGGGATTTTAGttatgtgagcacgtgcttttggacttatatgtccggtagtgtccctatgaatggaatttgtggctcgatgagtggttggatggctatgtgATGTGTATGACGTGACTGCAGTATGTGTTCaaatggtttgaatgtgacgggaatagtttgcttgagatgtgaaaaagactattggatgcttgatttctgtGGATGTGTCATACATTTTAAGTTATGAAGGTTT
Protein-coding sequences here:
- the LOC138898540 gene encoding uncharacterized protein yields the protein MAKQPQPIVAKPPPPFPQRLQKMKDNTAYKKFLDILKQVQINIPLVDILQEVPKYAKYIKEIVANKCKLTEFDIVALTEECSSRIYNKLSPKLKDPGSFIIQISIGKHVVGRALCDLEASINPMPLYVFLQLGSGDPRPTMVVLQLADRSLANPEGIIEDVLVQVGTFIFPANFVILDYEPNQEVLFILGRPFLATSRAIIDVCEGQMTMRVGTTPYLLSEDPLGRALIYEEEEEDELGEEFIQVLNMTCQYINGLKRFKEIDRPLTLTPPKPSIEEAPKLELKPLPSHLRYTYLGVSESLPVIILSLLSHVQEDKFMRVLREHKGAIVETIESYYEGGGKKEIIKCLDVGIIFPIYDSNWEFDLEIRDRKGTENQVADQLSRLENHE